A region from the Vicia villosa cultivar HV-30 ecotype Madison, WI linkage group LG3, Vvil1.0, whole genome shotgun sequence genome encodes:
- the LOC131654719 gene encoding uncharacterized protein LOC131654719, giving the protein MEWKKCYLDVILVPLAILMSIGYHVWLWYNVRTHPHTTIIAINANGRRNWVAAMMKDNEKKNILAVQTLRNTLMGSTLMATTSILLCSGLAAIISSTYSVKKPLNDTVYGAHGEFMEALKYVTLLTIFLFSFFCHSLSIRFINQVNILINTPQDPMSLATPTYVSEMLERGFMLNTVGNRLFYSALPMLLWIFGPVLVFLCSLTMVPLLYNLDFVVTKGKMDPNENRDFV; this is encoded by the exons ATGGAATGGAAGAAGTGTTATTTGGATGTAATATTGGTTCCATTGGCAATTCTAATGAGCATTGGTTACCATGTTTGGTTGTGGTATAATGTTCGAACTCATCCTCATACAACTATCATTGCTATCAATGCTAATGGTAGAAGGAATTGGGTTGCTGCTATGATGAAG GACAATGAGAAGAAAAACATCCTAGCTGTTCAAACACTAAGGAACACACTAATGGGCTCAACCCTAATGGCCACAACCTCCATTCTCCTCTGTTCAGGTTTAGCAGCAATCATAAGCAGCACCTACAGTGTCAAAAAGCCACTCAACGACACAGTTTATGGAGCACATGGAGAGTTCATGGAAGCACTTAAATATGTGACACTTCTAACAATTTTCCTATTCTCATTCTTCTGTCATTCTCTATCCATAAGGTTCATAAACCAAGTGAATATCCTAATCAACACGCCACAGGATCCAATGTCTTTGGCGACACCGACTTATGTTAGTGAGATGTTGGAGAGAGGTTTCATGCTAAACACGGTTGGAAATAGGTTGTTCTATTCGGCACTTCCTATGTTGTTGTGGATTTTTGGACCTGTTTTGGTGTTCCTGTGTTCTCTTACTATGGTTCCTTTGCTTTATAACCTTGACTTTGTGGTTACCAAGGGGAAGATGGACCCGAATGAGAATAGGGATTTTGTTTGA
- the LOC131654720 gene encoding uncharacterized protein LOC131654720, translating into MTTSFPRLLSTASNPALLRTGSEHLTRSVSNSVTRLLSSTSTQHHNSNNNNSAVRDQPQTPTQESLKQSQKEPQEEEDDGDELDLNEETGEVGGPKGPEPTRYGDWERNGRCSDF; encoded by the coding sequence ATGACAACCTCTTTCCCTCGTTTGCTCTCCACCGCATCCAACCCTGCTCTCCTCCGCACCGGATCCGAACACCTAACTCGTTCCGTTTCCAACTCAGTGACTCGTCTCCTCTCCTCCACCTCGACTCAGCaccacaacagcaacaacaacaacagcgcCGTTAGGGATCAACCACAGACACCGACGCAAGAATCTCTCAAACAAAGCCAAAAGGAAccacaagaagaagaagatgacggCGACGAACTTGATCTGAACGAAGAAACGGGCGAGGTCGGTGGGCCTAAAGGGCCCGAGCCCACAAGGTATGGCGATTGGGAACGCAATGGTCGATGTTctgatttttga